A region of Streptomyces sp. R44 DNA encodes the following proteins:
- the kdpB gene encoding potassium-transporting ATPase subunit KdpB: protein MSTLTPTRPPQAGDSTGRPAGTGRVGGGLFDPKQLVTSFPDAVRKLDPRVMVKSPVMFVVLVGSVVTTVLAVMNPGDWFGWAITAWLWLTTIFANLAEAVAEGRGKAQADTLRKAKTDTVARRITGTNEERVPGTELKIGDLVVCEAGDIIPGDGDVVEGVASVDESAITGESAPVIRESGGDRCAVTGGTKVLSDRVVIKITTKPGETFIDRMINLVEGAARQKTPNEIALNILLASLTIVFLLAVVTLKPFAIYAGADKQTSMIVLTALLVCLIPTTIGALLSAIGIAGMDRLVQRNVLAMSGRAVEAAGDVSTLLLDKTGTITLGNRQASEFVPASGTTAAEVADAAQLSSLADETPEGRSIVVLAKEKYGLRERHRGELAGAEWVAFTAQTRMSGVDVDGRKVRKGATGSVVAWVEERGGEVTQDARELTDAIAQAGGTPLLVAVEDADGARVLGVVHLKDVVKEGMRERFDELRRMGIRTVMITGDNPLTAKAIAEEAGVDDFLAEATPEDKMALIKREQAGGKLVAMTGDGTNDAPALAQADVGVAMNTGTSAAKEAGNMVDLDSNPTKLIEIVEIGKQLLITRGALTTFSIANDVAKYFAIIPAMFAVAYPSLDRLNVMGLASPESAILSAVVFNALIIVALVPLALRGVRYRPSSADSMLRRNLGIYGLGGLIAPFVGIKIIDLLLSLVPGIG, encoded by the coding sequence ATGAGCACCCTCACTCCCACCCGGCCCCCGCAGGCGGGGGATTCCACCGGAAGGCCCGCCGGGACCGGACGCGTCGGCGGCGGGCTGTTCGACCCGAAGCAGCTGGTCACGTCCTTCCCCGACGCGGTCAGGAAGCTCGACCCGCGGGTGATGGTCAAGTCGCCGGTCATGTTCGTGGTTCTGGTCGGCTCGGTGGTCACCACCGTGCTCGCGGTGATGAACCCGGGGGACTGGTTCGGCTGGGCGATCACCGCCTGGCTGTGGCTGACCACGATCTTCGCCAACCTGGCGGAGGCGGTCGCCGAGGGCCGGGGCAAGGCCCAGGCCGACACCCTGCGCAAGGCCAAGACGGACACCGTCGCCCGCCGGATCACCGGCACGAACGAGGAGCGCGTCCCCGGCACCGAGCTGAAGATCGGTGACCTGGTGGTCTGCGAGGCCGGCGACATCATCCCCGGCGACGGTGACGTCGTCGAGGGCGTCGCGAGCGTCGACGAGTCGGCGATCACCGGCGAGTCCGCCCCCGTCATCCGCGAGTCCGGCGGCGACCGGTGCGCGGTCACCGGCGGTACGAAGGTGCTCTCGGACCGGGTCGTCATCAAGATCACGACGAAGCCGGGCGAGACGTTCATCGACCGGATGATCAACCTGGTCGAGGGCGCGGCACGGCAGAAGACGCCGAACGAGATCGCGCTCAACATCCTCCTCGCCTCGCTGACGATCGTCTTCCTGCTCGCCGTCGTCACCCTGAAGCCGTTCGCGATCTACGCGGGCGCCGACAAGCAGACCTCGATGATCGTGCTGACGGCCCTGCTGGTCTGTCTGATCCCGACCACGATCGGGGCGCTGCTCTCCGCGATCGGCATCGCCGGCATGGACCGGCTCGTGCAGCGCAACGTGCTCGCGATGTCCGGCCGGGCGGTCGAAGCCGCCGGCGACGTGTCGACCCTGCTGCTCGACAAGACGGGCACCATCACGCTCGGCAACCGGCAGGCCTCCGAGTTCGTCCCGGCCTCCGGGACGACGGCCGCCGAGGTCGCCGACGCCGCCCAGCTGTCCTCGCTCGCCGACGAGACGCCCGAGGGCCGCTCGATCGTCGTCCTCGCCAAGGAGAAGTACGGCCTGCGCGAGCGTCACCGGGGCGAGCTGGCGGGCGCGGAGTGGGTCGCCTTCACCGCCCAGACCCGCATGTCGGGCGTGGACGTGGACGGGCGCAAGGTCCGCAAGGGAGCGACCGGTTCGGTCGTGGCATGGGTGGAGGAACGCGGTGGCGAGGTCACCCAGGACGCCCGGGAACTCACCGACGCCATTGCGCAGGCTGGTGGCACGCCACTGCTTGTGGCGGTGGAGGACGCTGACGGGGCTCGGGTCCTCGGTGTCGTCCACCTGAAGGACGTGGTGAAGGAGGGCATGCGGGAGCGGTTCGACGAGCTGCGCCGCATGGGCATCAGGACGGTCATGATCACGGGTGACAACCCGCTGACCGCGAAGGCGATCGCCGAGGAGGCGGGTGTCGACGACTTCCTCGCCGAGGCCACGCCCGAGGACAAGATGGCCCTCATCAAGCGCGAGCAGGCCGGCGGCAAGCTCGTCGCGATGACCGGTGACGGCACGAACGACGCGCCCGCGCTCGCACAGGCCGACGTCGGTGTCGCGATGAACACGGGCACGTCGGCCGCGAAGGAGGCCGGCAACATGGTCGACCTCGACTCCAACCCGACCAAGCTCATCGAGATCGTCGAGATCGGCAAGCAACTCCTCATCACCCGCGGTGCGTTGACGACCTTCTCGATCGCCAACGACGTCGCGAAGTACTTCGCGATCATCCCCGCGATGTTCGCCGTCGCCTACCCGTCGCTCGACAGGCTCAACGTCATGGGCCTGGCCTCGCCGGAGTCCGCGATCCTCTCCGCCGTCGTCTTCAACGCGCTGATCATCGTGGCCCTGGTCCCGCTCGCCCTCAGGGGCGTGCGCTACCGGCCCTCCAGCGCCGACTCGATGCTGCGACGCAACCTCGGGATCTACGGCCTCGGCGGCCTGATCGCCCCGTTCGTCGGCATCAAGATCATCGACCTCCTCCTCTCCCTCGTCCCCGGAATCGGCTGA
- the pucL gene encoding factor-independent urate hydroxylase, with protein MSKHVLAQNQYGKAENRIVTVTRKGSDDAWHEIRDLNVSVALRGEYRDVHLTGDNGNCLPTDTTKNTVYAFAKEHGVASPEAFGIHLARHFVSSQAVIHEAQIRIEEYAWERISVPSRKEQHSFARKGQEVRTAQITYSETTGLQVLSGLKELTVMNSTNSEFHGFIKDEYTTLQEAYDRILATKVTARWANSASAAADAEHDWDASYAKVRRHMLEAFAETYSYSLQQTLHAMADRVLDHVSTVNEVRLNLPNKHHFLVDLEPFGLKNDNEVYFAADRMYGLIEGTIHRQGVQPVIATSDWITA; from the coding sequence ATGAGCAAGCACGTCCTCGCCCAGAACCAGTACGGCAAGGCCGAGAACCGCATCGTCACGGTCACCCGCAAGGGCAGCGACGACGCGTGGCACGAGATCCGCGACCTGAACGTGTCGGTGGCCCTGCGCGGCGAGTACCGCGACGTCCATCTGACCGGCGACAACGGCAACTGCCTGCCGACCGACACCACCAAGAACACGGTCTACGCCTTCGCCAAGGAGCACGGCGTCGCCTCCCCCGAGGCCTTCGGCATCCACCTCGCCCGGCACTTCGTGTCCTCCCAGGCCGTGATCCACGAGGCGCAGATCCGGATCGAGGAGTACGCCTGGGAGCGGATCTCGGTGCCGAGCCGCAAGGAGCAGCACTCCTTCGCGCGCAAGGGCCAGGAGGTCCGCACCGCGCAGATCACGTACTCGGAGACCACCGGCCTCCAGGTCCTGTCGGGCCTGAAGGAGCTGACCGTCATGAACTCGACGAACTCCGAGTTCCACGGCTTCATCAAGGACGAGTACACGACGCTCCAGGAGGCCTACGACCGGATCCTGGCGACGAAGGTGACGGCCCGCTGGGCGAACTCGGCCTCGGCGGCCGCCGACGCGGAGCACGACTGGGACGCCTCGTACGCGAAGGTGCGGCGCCACATGCTGGAGGCGTTCGCGGAGACGTACAGCTACTCGCTGCAGCAGACCCTGCACGCGATGGCGGACCGGGTCCTCGACCATGTCTCCACGGTCAACGAGGTCCGGCTCAACCTGCCGAACAAGCACCACTTCCTGGTGGACCTGGAGCCGTTCGGCCTGAAGAACGACAACGAGGTGTACTTCGCGGCCGACCGGATGTACGGCCTGATCGAGGGCACGATCCACCGCCAGGGCGTCCAGCCGGTGATCGCGACCAGCGACTGGATCACCGCCTGA
- a CDS encoding potassium-transporting ATPase subunit C, which yields MNNSVGNTGRVLWAGLRALLVLTVICGVLYPLAVTGIAQAAFPGKANGSEVKDASGRVVGSELIGQSYLAGDKPDLKWFQPRPSNGLGANSVNTRYKLILSGATNRSGDNEDLITWVKDAKAAVVKDNSVPGYTVKPSDVPADAVTSSGSGLDPHISPAYAELQVHRVAEKNHLAVARVDRLVADHTDDRILGFIGEPRVNVLELNIALKELIEGQ from the coding sequence ATGAACAACTCCGTAGGAAACACCGGCCGTGTGCTCTGGGCGGGGCTGCGCGCCCTCCTCGTCCTGACCGTGATCTGCGGCGTCCTCTACCCGCTCGCCGTCACCGGCATCGCCCAGGCTGCCTTCCCGGGCAAGGCGAACGGTTCCGAGGTCAAGGACGCGAGCGGGAGGGTCGTCGGCTCGGAGCTGATCGGCCAGAGCTATCTCGCCGGCGACAAGCCGGACCTGAAGTGGTTCCAGCCCCGCCCCTCCAACGGTCTGGGCGCCAACAGCGTCAACACCCGGTACAAGCTGATCCTCTCCGGCGCCACCAACCGCTCCGGCGACAACGAGGACCTGATCACCTGGGTCAAGGACGCCAAGGCGGCCGTCGTCAAGGACAACTCCGTCCCCGGATACACGGTGAAGCCCTCCGACGTCCCCGCCGACGCCGTCACCTCCTCCGGCTCCGGCCTGGACCCGCACATCTCCCCGGCCTACGCCGAGCTCCAGGTCCACCGGGTCGCCGAGAAGAACCACCTCGCCGTCGCCCGGGTCGACAGGCTCGTCGCCGACCACACCGACGACCGCATCCTCGGCTTCATCGGCGAACCCCGCGTCAACGTCCTGGAACTCAACATCGCACTCAAGGAACTGATCGAGGGTCAATAG
- a CDS encoding winged helix DNA-binding domain-containing protein, with protein MVITARALNRSTLHRQSLLERAPVGVADAVRRVVGLQAQHPGSPYVALWNRVAGFDPDRLDGAVSGFELVRSTLMRLTLHLVHAEDYRAFREGMEPTLRGSRLHDPRFTKAGFTAADADALLPGLLAYAGSARTGAELKEHIEAGRGGPVENVVWRMVRQYAPLWHAPTGPPWSFGTAQAFVTASELPVLRDPEASAAGLAALVRRYLEGFGPASVPDMAQFTTAPRGLVREAVKALEGGLDRLVGPDGTVLYDVPGAVRPDEDVPAPPRLMAMWDNVLLAYADRSRVIPPEYRKHVIRVNGDTLPTLLVDGYVAGVWRPVEGGIEASAFHPLPAGVWEALAAEAESFGRLIAARDPHVYRRYDHWWVKGLPTVESRVLSY; from the coding sequence ATGGTCATCACCGCGCGAGCCCTCAACCGCTCCACCCTCCATCGGCAGTCGCTCCTGGAGCGGGCGCCGGTCGGCGTCGCGGACGCGGTACGGCGGGTGGTGGGCCTCCAGGCGCAGCATCCCGGCTCGCCGTACGTGGCGCTGTGGAACAGGGTCGCCGGCTTCGACCCGGACCGTCTCGACGGGGCCGTGAGCGGCTTCGAGCTGGTCAGGTCGACGCTGATGCGGCTCACGCTGCACCTGGTGCACGCCGAGGACTACCGGGCCTTCCGGGAGGGCATGGAGCCGACGCTGCGCGGTTCGCGGCTGCACGATCCCCGGTTCACGAAGGCGGGGTTCACGGCGGCCGACGCCGACGCGCTGCTGCCGGGCCTCCTGGCGTACGCCGGGAGCGCGCGGACCGGGGCCGAGCTGAAGGAGCACATCGAGGCGGGCCGGGGCGGGCCCGTGGAGAACGTCGTCTGGCGGATGGTCCGGCAGTACGCCCCGCTGTGGCACGCGCCGACCGGCCCGCCGTGGTCGTTCGGCACCGCGCAGGCCTTCGTCACGGCGAGCGAACTGCCGGTGCTCCGCGACCCGGAGGCGTCCGCCGCCGGCCTGGCGGCCCTGGTCCGGCGCTATCTGGAGGGCTTCGGGCCCGCGTCCGTACCCGACATGGCGCAGTTCACGACGGCCCCGCGCGGCCTGGTACGGGAGGCGGTGAAGGCCCTGGAGGGCGGGCTCGACCGCCTGGTGGGGCCCGACGGGACCGTGCTGTACGACGTACCGGGAGCGGTCCGGCCCGACGAGGACGTCCCGGCGCCGCCCCGGCTGATGGCGATGTGGGACAACGTCCTGCTGGCCTACGCGGACCGCAGCCGGGTCATCCCGCCCGAGTACCGCAAGCACGTCATCCGCGTGAACGGCGACACGCTCCCGACGCTCCTCGTCGACGGGTACGTGGCCGGGGTCTGGCGGCCGGTCGAGGGCGGGATCGAGGCCTCGGCCTTCCACCCGCTCCCGGCCGGGGTGTGGGAGGCCCTCGCCGCCGAGGCCGAGTCGTTCGGCCGGCTGATCGCGGCCCGGGACCCGCACGTCTACCGCCGCTACGACCACTGGTGGGTCAAGGGGCTTCCGACGGTCGAGTCCCGGGTCCTGAGCTATTGA
- the kdpA gene encoding potassium-transporting ATPase subunit KdpA, whose protein sequence is MSPVLAGVLQLLALIVALGLSYRPLGDYMAKVYSSEKHLKPEKWIYRAIGADPNVEMRWPAYLRGVLAFSAVSVLFLYLLQRVQGSLPGSLGFVSIDPDQAFNTAASFVANTNWQSYYGEQAMGHVVQTGGLAVQNFVSAAVGIAVAVALVRGFARSRTGELGNFWADLVRGTVRILLPIAVVGALVLVACGAIQNFSGIHEVGRFTGGTQQWNGGAVASQEVIKELGTNGGGYFNANSAHPFENPNGLSNLFEIYLILVIPYALTRTFGRMVGSLKQGYAILGTMTAIWVGFTALMMWTEFAHHGPAFDLAGGAMEGKETRFGIGGSSIFAVATTLTSTGAVNSFHSSYTGFGGGITMLGMQLGEIAPGGVGSGLYGMLIMAVIAVFIAGLMVGRTPEYLGKKIGTREITFAACYILVTPALVLCFTALAMALPTPADSMTNSGAHGFSEILYAYTSGANNNGSAFAGLNADTQWFNTTIGLAMLLGRFLPMVFVLALAGSLAEQTPVPETAGTLRTEKPLFTGLLLGTIVIIAGLTYFPALALGPLAEGLAA, encoded by the coding sequence ATGAGTCCCGTTCTCGCTGGAGTCCTCCAGCTTCTGGCGTTGATCGTCGCCCTGGGCCTGTCGTACCGACCGCTTGGCGACTACATGGCGAAGGTGTACTCCTCGGAGAAGCACCTGAAGCCGGAGAAGTGGATCTACCGGGCGATCGGTGCGGATCCGAACGTGGAGATGCGCTGGCCGGCCTACCTGCGCGGGGTTCTGGCCTTCTCCGCCGTGAGTGTGCTGTTCCTGTATCTGCTGCAGCGGGTGCAGGGTTCCCTGCCCGGTTCGCTGGGCTTCGTGTCGATCGACCCGGACCAGGCGTTCAACACGGCCGCTTCGTTCGTGGCCAACACCAACTGGCAGTCGTACTACGGCGAGCAGGCCATGGGCCACGTCGTGCAGACCGGCGGTCTGGCGGTGCAGAACTTCGTGTCGGCGGCGGTGGGGATCGCCGTGGCGGTGGCGCTTGTCCGGGGCTTCGCCCGGTCCCGTACCGGTGAACTGGGCAACTTCTGGGCCGACCTGGTCCGGGGGACGGTGCGGATCCTGCTGCCGATCGCGGTCGTGGGCGCCCTGGTGCTGGTGGCCTGCGGTGCGATCCAGAACTTCTCCGGGATCCACGAGGTCGGCCGGTTCACGGGCGGTACGCAGCAGTGGAACGGTGGGGCGGTGGCCTCGCAGGAGGTCATCAAGGAGCTGGGCACGAACGGCGGCGGCTACTTCAACGCCAACTCGGCCCACCCCTTCGAGAACCCCAACGGCCTCTCCAACCTCTTCGAGATCTACCTGATCCTCGTCATCCCGTACGCGCTGACGCGGACCTTCGGCCGGATGGTCGGCTCGCTGAAGCAGGGGTACGCGATCCTCGGCACGATGACGGCCATCTGGGTCGGGTTCACCGCGCTGATGATGTGGACCGAGTTCGCTCACCACGGCCCGGCCTTCGACCTCGCCGGCGGGGCGATGGAGGGCAAGGAGACCCGGTTCGGGATCGGCGGCTCGTCGATCTTCGCGGTGGCGACGACGCTGACGTCGACGGGTGCGGTGAACTCCTTCCACTCCTCGTACACGGGCTTCGGCGGCGGGATCACGATGCTGGGCATGCAGCTCGGCGAGATCGCGCCGGGCGGTGTCGGCTCCGGCCTGTACGGCATGCTGATCATGGCGGTCATCGCGGTGTTCATCGCCGGTCTGATGGTCGGCCGCACGCCCGAGTACCTCGGCAAGAAGATCGGCACCCGCGAGATCACGTTCGCGGCCTGCTACATCCTCGTCACCCCGGCCCTCGTGCTCTGCTTCACCGCCCTGGCCATGGCCCTGCCGACGCCGGCGGACTCGATGACCAACTCCGGCGCGCACGGCTTCTCCGAGATCCTCTACGCCTACACCTCGGGCGCCAACAACAACGGCTCCGCCTTCGCGGGTCTGAACGCCGACACCCAGTGGTTCAACACCACGATCGGCCTCGCGATGCTCCTCGGCCGGTTCCTGCCGATGGTGTTCGTGCTCGCGCTGGCCGGTTCGCTGGCCGAGCAGACGCCCGTACCGGAGACGGCGGGCACGCTGCGGACGGAGAAGCCGCTGTTCACCGGTCTCCTGCTCGGCACGATCGTGATCATCGCCGGTCTCACCTACTTCCCGGCCCTCGCCCTTGGCCCGCTCGCCGAAGGACTCGCAGCATGA
- the kdpF gene encoding K(+)-transporting ATPase subunit F produces the protein MSAENIVGLLVAAALLGYLVLALVKPERF, from the coding sequence GTGAGTGCCGAGAACATCGTCGGTCTGCTGGTCGCGGCCGCCCTGCTGGGCTATCTCGTCCTCGCCCTCGTCAAGCCGGAGAGGTTCTGA